The proteins below come from a single Nocardioides eburneiflavus genomic window:
- the smc gene encoding chromosome segregation protein SMC encodes MYLKSLTLKGFKSFASSTTMQLEPGITCIVGPNGSGKSNVVDALAWVMGEQGAKSLRGGKMEDVIFAGTSGRPPLGRAEVQLTIDNSDGALPIDYAEVTISRTMFRNGGSEYAINGSGCRLLDVQELLSDSGIGREMHVIVGQGQLDSILHATPEDRRGFIEEAAGVLKHRKRKEKALRKLDATDGNLTRLADLLSEIRRQLKPLGRQAEVARQAQTVQADVRDARARLLADDLVTARTALESELADESVLLERREEVEAAIATGREQEARLEATLRDDLPRLAAAQETWFALSGLKERLRGTASLADERIRNAAGASEGDTVDSGRDPDDLEAQAERVRRQEAEIAEQVEANRAALDAAVVAKRAAEEAAAEEDKRVAGLQRAAADRREGLARLTGQVNALTSRSEAADAEIQRLTEAREEAVARAERAQRDFTALETKVAGLDAGEEGLDSEHEDAVAALDEVDEQLARAREDSQQADRDRAGLVARRDALELGLNRKDGAGALLAATDKVGGLLGSVAALLDVDHGYETAVAAALGTAADAVVVTDPDAAIDAIGHLKDDDLGRAGLVLGGAPATDRDWPGLPDGVAYAVDVVSAPDDVRPALVRLLHKVAVVDDLDAARGLVEELPDVVAVTREGDLLGAHFAAGGSTSQPSLIEIQAAVDEATSRLAEATATSERLGFEISRLEAARHDALKRVDVALSKLHESDATLAAVAEELGQYGSAARAAKGEAERLERAIRTAREAREKDLAGLAELQARLAAAQDVDESDDEPDTAERERLAEAAREARQGEMDARLALRTAEERARALHGRADSLLRAAQAERESRARAAERRQRLIEEGRAAQAVAVAVRVVLHQLERSVMLAADERAAVEESRRGSEEQLMTVRTRLRDLGREHDELVSSVHRDEMARTQQKMRIEQLEERALEELGLDPDGLVSDYGPTTLVPFSGEVPEGEEPPEPTAFVREEQVKRLRTAERALSMLGRVNPLALEEFSAMEERHKFLTEQLEDLRRTRKDLLDIVREVDARVEQVFTEAYADVEKAFDATFARLFPGGEGRLVLTDPSDMLATGVEVEARPPGKKVKRLSLLSGGERSLVAVAFLVALFKARPSPFYILDEVEAALDDTNLGRLLEIYEELRENSQLLVITHQKRTMEVGDALYGVTMRGDGVSAVISQRLRDAEPA; translated from the coding sequence TTGTACCTGAAGAGCCTGACCCTCAAGGGGTTCAAGTCCTTCGCCTCCTCGACGACCATGCAGCTCGAGCCGGGCATCACCTGCATCGTCGGCCCCAACGGGTCGGGCAAGTCCAACGTCGTCGACGCGCTCGCCTGGGTGATGGGCGAGCAGGGCGCCAAGAGCCTGCGCGGCGGCAAGATGGAGGACGTCATCTTCGCCGGTACGTCCGGCCGTCCGCCGCTGGGCCGAGCCGAGGTGCAGCTGACCATCGACAACTCCGACGGCGCACTGCCGATCGACTACGCCGAGGTCACGATCAGCCGCACGATGTTCCGCAACGGCGGCTCCGAGTACGCCATCAACGGCAGCGGATGCCGGCTGCTCGACGTCCAGGAGCTGCTCAGCGACTCCGGCATCGGCCGGGAGATGCACGTGATCGTCGGGCAGGGCCAGCTCGACTCGATCCTGCACGCCACCCCCGAGGACCGCCGCGGCTTCATCGAGGAGGCTGCGGGCGTCCTCAAGCACCGCAAACGCAAGGAGAAGGCGCTCCGCAAGCTCGACGCCACCGACGGCAACCTGACCCGGCTCGCCGACCTCCTGTCCGAGATCCGCCGCCAGCTCAAGCCGCTCGGGCGCCAGGCCGAGGTGGCGCGGCAGGCGCAGACGGTGCAGGCCGACGTGCGCGACGCTCGGGCCCGGCTCCTCGCCGACGACCTGGTCACCGCCCGTACGGCCCTCGAGTCCGAGCTGGCCGACGAGTCGGTGCTGCTGGAGCGGCGCGAGGAGGTCGAGGCGGCCATCGCGACCGGGCGCGAGCAGGAGGCCCGGCTGGAGGCCACCCTCCGCGACGACCTGCCCAGGCTGGCGGCCGCGCAGGAGACGTGGTTCGCGCTGTCGGGGCTCAAGGAGCGGCTGCGCGGCACCGCGTCGCTCGCCGACGAGCGGATCCGCAACGCCGCCGGTGCGTCCGAGGGCGATACCGTGGACTCCGGCCGCGACCCCGACGACCTCGAGGCGCAGGCCGAGCGGGTACGCCGGCAGGAGGCGGAGATCGCCGAGCAGGTCGAGGCCAACCGGGCAGCGCTCGACGCCGCGGTCGTCGCCAAGCGTGCTGCCGAGGAGGCTGCCGCCGAGGAGGACAAGCGGGTCGCCGGGCTCCAGCGCGCCGCCGCCGACCGGCGCGAGGGCCTGGCCCGCCTCACCGGCCAGGTCAACGCGCTCACGTCGCGCTCCGAGGCCGCCGACGCCGAGATCCAGCGGCTCACCGAGGCCCGCGAGGAGGCCGTCGCGCGTGCCGAGCGGGCGCAGCGCGACTTCACCGCACTGGAGACGAAGGTCGCCGGGCTCGACGCCGGCGAGGAGGGCCTCGACTCCGAGCACGAGGACGCGGTGGCCGCCCTCGACGAGGTCGACGAGCAGCTCGCCCGGGCCCGTGAGGACTCCCAGCAGGCTGACCGCGACCGCGCGGGGCTCGTCGCCCGGCGCGACGCCCTCGAGCTCGGCCTCAACCGCAAGGACGGCGCGGGCGCCCTGCTCGCCGCGACCGACAAGGTCGGCGGCCTGCTCGGCTCGGTCGCTGCGCTGCTCGACGTGGACCACGGCTACGAGACGGCCGTCGCCGCCGCACTCGGCACCGCCGCCGACGCGGTCGTGGTCACCGACCCCGACGCCGCGATCGACGCGATCGGCCACCTCAAGGACGACGACCTGGGCCGCGCCGGGCTGGTGCTCGGCGGGGCGCCCGCGACCGACCGCGACTGGCCCGGCCTGCCCGACGGCGTCGCCTACGCCGTCGACGTGGTCTCCGCACCCGACGACGTACGACCCGCGCTGGTGCGGCTGCTGCACAAGGTCGCCGTCGTCGACGACCTCGACGCCGCCCGTGGGCTGGTCGAGGAGCTCCCCGACGTCGTGGCGGTGACGCGCGAGGGTGACCTGCTCGGCGCCCACTTCGCGGCCGGCGGGTCCACCAGCCAGCCGAGCCTCATCGAGATCCAGGCAGCTGTCGACGAGGCCACCAGCAGGCTGGCCGAGGCCACCGCGACCTCGGAGCGGCTCGGCTTCGAGATCTCCCGGCTGGAGGCCGCCCGCCACGACGCGCTCAAGCGCGTCGACGTGGCCCTGTCCAAGCTGCACGAGTCCGACGCGACCCTCGCCGCGGTGGCCGAGGAGCTCGGCCAGTACGGCTCCGCGGCCCGCGCTGCCAAGGGCGAGGCCGAGCGGCTCGAGCGCGCCATCAGGACCGCACGCGAGGCGCGTGAGAAGGATCTCGCCGGCCTGGCGGAGCTGCAGGCCCGGCTGGCAGCCGCCCAGGACGTCGACGAGTCCGACGACGAGCCCGACACCGCCGAGCGCGAGCGACTCGCCGAGGCCGCGCGTGAGGCGCGGCAGGGCGAGATGGACGCGCGGCTGGCGCTCCGTACGGCCGAGGAGCGGGCCCGCGCCCTGCACGGTCGCGCCGACTCGCTCCTCCGGGCAGCCCAGGCCGAGCGGGAGTCGCGGGCGCGCGCCGCCGAACGGCGTCAGCGGCTGATCGAGGAGGGGCGTGCCGCGCAGGCCGTGGCGGTCGCCGTACGCGTCGTTCTGCACCAGCTCGAGCGGTCGGTGATGCTCGCCGCCGACGAGCGCGCCGCCGTCGAGGAGTCACGCCGGGGGAGCGAGGAGCAGCTGATGACGGTGCGCACCCGGCTGCGCGACCTCGGGCGCGAGCACGACGAGCTGGTCAGCTCGGTGCACCGCGACGAGATGGCCCGCACCCAGCAGAAGATGCGCATCGAGCAGCTAGAGGAGCGTGCGCTCGAGGAGCTCGGCCTCGACCCCGACGGCCTCGTCAGCGACTACGGCCCGACCACGCTCGTCCCGTTCAGCGGCGAGGTGCCCGAGGGCGAGGAGCCGCCGGAGCCGACCGCCTTCGTGCGCGAGGAGCAGGTCAAGCGGCTCCGGACCGCCGAGCGCGCGCTGTCCATGCTCGGGCGGGTCAACCCGCTCGCGCTGGAGGAGTTCTCCGCGATGGAGGAGCGGCACAAGTTCCTCACCGAGCAGCTCGAGGACCTCAGGCGCACCCGCAAGGACCTCCTCGACATCGTCCGCGAGGTCGACGCCCGGGTCGAGCAGGTGTTCACCGAGGCGTACGCCGACGTGGAGAAGGCCTTCGACGCGACCTTCGCGCGCCTCTTCCCGGGTGGTGAGGGTCGGCTGGTGCTCACCGACCCGAGCGACATGCTCGCGACCGGCGTCGAGGTGGAGGCCCGCCCGCCCGGCAAGAAGGTCAAGCGCCTCTCGCTGCTCTCCGGCGGCGAGCGCTCGCTGGTGGCGGTGGCGTTCCTCGTCGCGCTCTTCAAGGCGCGACCCTCGCCGTTCTACATCCTCGACGAGGTCGAGGCGGCCCTCGACGACACCAACCTCGGCCGGTTGCTGGAGATCTACGAGGAGCTCCGCGAGAACTCCCAGCTCCTCGTCATCACGCACCAGAAGCGCACCATGGAGGTCGGCGACGCGCTCTACGGCGTCACCATGCGTGGCGACGGCGTCTCGGCGGTCATCAGCCAGCGGCTGCGCGACGCGGAGCCTGCATGA
- a CDS encoding sensor domain-containing protein: protein MRATALAPVSVLVFVLALLAPSPAVSAPSPVTRDHLLTSADYLVAYPDMRDPSRIVLRSPLFAPRGCDDQDLLVRGTSRILGSVSPSVRRRSVSLIDQNVVRFASVREAKDLLQRYRFFSKRCVGDVDTDDGEGGAVRLKNRAWFPPSVGDQSAGMLIGWFQRGSADWRRVLAVRVGRTVSVLDVSFTDVRPPKDDVVTLGELAAERLG, encoded by the coding sequence ATGCGCGCGACCGCCCTCGCTCCCGTCTCCGTCCTGGTCTTCGTCCTGGCGCTGCTCGCCCCCTCACCGGCGGTCTCGGCGCCGTCGCCCGTGACCCGCGACCACCTGCTCACGTCCGCCGACTACCTGGTCGCCTATCCCGACATGCGTGACCCCTCGCGCATCGTGCTGCGCTCCCCGCTCTTCGCCCCGCGCGGCTGCGACGACCAGGACCTGCTGGTCCGCGGGACCAGTCGGATCCTGGGCAGCGTCTCCCCCAGCGTCCGCCGCAGGTCCGTGTCGCTCATCGACCAGAACGTCGTCCGCTTCGCCTCCGTGCGGGAGGCGAAGGACCTCCTCCAGCGCTACCGCTTCTTCAGCAAGCGATGCGTGGGTGACGTCGACACCGACGACGGGGAGGGCGGCGCCGTCCGCCTCAAGAACCGCGCCTGGTTCCCCCCGAGCGTGGGGGACCAGTCCGCGGGGATGCTGATCGGCTGGTTCCAGCGCGGCTCCGCCGACTGGCGCCGGGTGCTGGCGGTCCGCGTCGGTCGCACCGTGTCGGTCCTCGACGTGAGCTTCACCGACGTACGTCCCCCGAAGGACGACGTGGTCACGCTCGGGGAGCTGGCGGCAGAGCGCCTCGGCTGA
- a CDS encoding pyridoxal-phosphate-dependent aminotransferase family protein codes for MIRERHLFGPGPSNPYPEATRALAEPLLGHLDPEFLRIMDETCDMLRTVWGTDNARTLPLSATGSAGMEAAFVNTVHPGDVVVVAVNGLFGQRMTDVAARCGAEVVAVEHDWGQPVDVDRVLSAHPSPAIVAAVHAETSTGVRSDIAALGAGIRSRGSDALLLVDAVTSIGGIELRADDWGVDIGYAGTQKCLGVAPGLAPFTISDRAFDRRVEKPRSWYLDLGMLGGYVGEAGVRGGQRTYHHTAPTAMVASLHAGLTRILEEGLDAVRERHQSAGDALQAGLEELGLELFAAAGSRLPELTTVKVPDGVDSAVVRKELLETHGIEIGAGAGAYATSVWRIGLMGPNARPDAVLLVLAALEDVLGRA; via the coding sequence ATGATCCGCGAGCGCCACCTCTTCGGTCCCGGTCCCTCCAACCCCTACCCGGAGGCCACCCGCGCCCTGGCCGAGCCCCTCCTCGGCCACCTCGACCCGGAGTTCCTCCGGATCATGGACGAGACGTGCGACATGCTGCGCACCGTCTGGGGGACCGACAACGCCCGTACGCTCCCGCTCAGCGCCACCGGCTCCGCCGGCATGGAGGCGGCGTTCGTCAACACGGTGCACCCCGGCGACGTCGTCGTGGTCGCGGTCAACGGGCTCTTCGGCCAGCGGATGACCGACGTCGCCGCCCGCTGCGGGGCCGAGGTCGTCGCGGTCGAGCACGACTGGGGGCAGCCGGTCGACGTCGACCGCGTGCTGTCCGCCCACCCCTCGCCGGCGATCGTCGCGGCGGTCCACGCGGAGACGTCCACGGGCGTACGCTCCGACATCGCGGCCCTCGGTGCCGGGATCCGGTCCCGGGGGAGCGACGCGCTGCTGCTCGTCGACGCGGTCACGTCCATCGGCGGCATCGAGCTGCGCGCCGACGACTGGGGCGTCGACATCGGCTACGCCGGCACGCAGAAGTGCCTCGGCGTCGCCCCCGGCCTCGCGCCCTTCACCATCAGCGACCGCGCCTTCGACCGCCGGGTCGAGAAGCCGCGATCGTGGTACCTCGACCTCGGCATGCTCGGCGGCTACGTCGGCGAGGCGGGCGTCAGGGGCGGCCAGCGGACCTACCACCACACCGCGCCGACGGCCATGGTCGCCAGCCTCCACGCCGGGCTGACCCGCATCCTCGAGGAGGGCCTCGACGCGGTGCGCGAGCGCCACCAGTCGGCCGGCGACGCACTGCAGGCCGGGCTGGAGGAGCTGGGCCTCGAGCTGTTCGCCGCCGCGGGCAGCCGCCTGCCGGAGCTCACCACCGTCAAGGTCCCCGACGGCGTCGACTCGGCAGTGGTCCGCAAGGAGCTCCTCGAGACGCACGGCATCGAGATCGGCGCCGGCGCCGGGGCGTACGCCACGAGCGTGTGGCGCATCGGCCTGATGGGCCCCAACGCGCGTCCCGACGCGGTGCTGCTCGTGCTGGCGGCGCTGGAGGACGTGCTGGGACGAGCCTGA
- a CDS encoding FAD-binding oxidoreductase: MEALAELVDSLPPGVVATDPATTEGYRHDWSRDTGAGTPVAVVRAEDADQVQVAVRWAAKHRVPVVPRGAGSGLSGGASAVDGGIVLSLERMRAIEIDPDCQVAVVEPGAFNAEVKAASREHGLWYPPDPSSFEICSIGGNVATNAGGLCCVKYGVTTDYVLGLDVVLADGTLVTLGGMRIKDVAGLSLVKLFVGSEGTLGIVTRAILRLVPLPLPAATLVASFASVADAAQAVVAVRRTLRPSMMELMDQASINAVEDHSPRGLDRAAGALLVVQSDAPGDARVAEIATVEAACTAAGATEVVVTDDPEEGEMFVAARRAAFPAVEARGALLLEDVGAPVPLLPDLLAAVAEVAARHDVEIPTVAHAGDGNTHPIIVYDAADPDSERRARAAFDDILRAAIRLGGTITGEHGVGRAKKVALPEQLGDDVMALTRRIKDALDPLGILNPGAVL; encoded by the coding sequence ATGGAAGCCCTCGCGGAGCTCGTCGACTCCCTGCCACCCGGCGTCGTCGCCACCGACCCGGCCACGACCGAGGGCTACCGCCACGACTGGTCGCGGGACACCGGCGCGGGCACCCCGGTCGCGGTCGTCCGCGCCGAGGATGCCGACCAGGTGCAGGTGGCCGTCAGGTGGGCGGCGAAGCACCGGGTGCCGGTCGTCCCGCGAGGAGCGGGCTCGGGGCTGTCCGGCGGCGCCAGCGCGGTCGACGGCGGGATCGTGCTGAGCCTCGAGCGGATGCGGGCGATCGAGATCGACCCCGACTGCCAGGTCGCGGTCGTGGAGCCCGGCGCGTTCAACGCCGAGGTGAAGGCCGCCTCCCGCGAGCACGGCCTGTGGTACCCGCCGGACCCCTCGTCGTTCGAGATCTGCTCCATCGGGGGCAACGTCGCGACCAACGCCGGCGGCCTGTGCTGCGTGAAGTACGGCGTGACCACCGACTACGTCCTCGGCCTCGACGTCGTCCTCGCGGACGGCACCCTCGTGACCCTCGGTGGCATGCGGATCAAGGACGTCGCCGGCCTGTCGCTGGTCAAGCTCTTCGTCGGCTCAGAGGGGACCCTCGGCATCGTCACCCGCGCCATCCTGCGCCTCGTCCCGCTGCCGCTCCCGGCAGCCACCCTCGTGGCGTCCTTCGCCTCCGTGGCCGACGCCGCACAGGCGGTCGTCGCCGTACGCCGCACGCTGCGGCCCTCGATGATGGAGCTGATGGACCAGGCCTCCATCAACGCCGTCGAGGACCACTCGCCGCGGGGCCTCGACCGCGCCGCGGGGGCGCTGCTGGTGGTGCAGTCCGACGCCCCCGGCGATGCCCGGGTGGCCGAGATCGCGACGGTCGAGGCGGCCTGCACGGCCGCCGGCGCCACCGAGGTCGTGGTCACCGACGACCCGGAGGAGGGCGAGATGTTCGTCGCGGCCCGGCGGGCGGCGTTCCCCGCGGTGGAGGCGCGCGGCGCCCTGCTGCTCGAGGACGTCGGGGCGCCCGTGCCGCTGCTCCCTGACCTGCTCGCCGCGGTCGCGGAGGTGGCCGCACGCCACGACGTGGAGATCCCCACCGTCGCCCACGCCGGGGACGGCAACACCCACCCGATCATCGTCTACGACGCCGCCGACCCCGACTCGGAGCGTCGCGCGCGGGCGGCGTTCGACGACATCCTGCGCGCCGCGATCCGGCTCGGCGGCACCATCACCGGCGAGCACGGCGTGGGCCGTGCGAAGAAGGTGGCGCTGCCCGAGCAGCTCGGCGACGACGTGATGGCGCTGACCCGGCGGATCAAGGACGCGCTCGACCCGCTGGGCATCCTCAACCCGGGAGCGGTGCTGTGA
- a CDS encoding class I SAM-dependent methyltransferase, which produces MSETIEEATQGPSEHEREKARVAGIFDRASATYDQVGVDFFATVAAELVRRTDPRPGEAVLELGSGRGASALPAAHAVGPTGHVLATDLAPGMLTALDALAADLPWLEVRAGDAECPPPGPWDVVQAGLVLFFLPDLHGTFDRVREVLRPAGRFGFTWFGDSDDSWDEVTDRLQALAPASPTTAPGVEDDEDGEDDRPGPFSSVEAMHAVLLDHGFTAPTTSTVRIRVDYADVEQWWAWIWSAGLRALLERLESRGLLDRARSDVDPELRRRAADGTLTWWTDIRCTVATRPAGS; this is translated from the coding sequence GTGAGCGAAACGATCGAGGAGGCGACCCAGGGGCCCAGCGAGCACGAGCGCGAGAAGGCCCGCGTCGCGGGCATCTTCGACCGCGCCTCCGCGACCTACGACCAGGTGGGCGTGGACTTCTTCGCGACGGTCGCGGCCGAGCTGGTGAGGCGTACGGACCCGCGTCCCGGCGAGGCGGTCCTCGAGCTCGGGAGCGGCCGGGGGGCCTCCGCGCTGCCTGCCGCGCACGCCGTGGGTCCGACCGGCCACGTGCTCGCGACGGACCTCGCCCCCGGGATGCTCACCGCGCTGGACGCCCTGGCCGCGGACCTGCCGTGGCTCGAGGTGCGCGCCGGCGACGCCGAGTGTCCGCCCCCCGGACCGTGGGACGTGGTGCAGGCCGGCCTCGTGCTGTTCTTCCTCCCCGACCTGCACGGCACGTTCGACCGGGTGCGCGAGGTGCTCCGCCCGGCGGGGCGCTTCGGCTTCACCTGGTTCGGCGACAGCGACGACTCGTGGGACGAGGTCACCGACCGACTCCAGGCGCTCGCCCCCGCGTCGCCGACGACGGCCCCCGGCGTCGAGGATGACGAGGACGGCGAGGACGACCGGCCCGGACCGTTCTCGTCGGTGGAGGCCATGCACGCCGTCCTCCTCGACCACGGTTTCACCGCCCCGACGACCTCCACGGTGCGCATCCGGGTCGACTACGCCGACGTCGAGCAGTGGTGGGCCTGGATCTGGTCCGCCGGGCTGCGGGCCCTGCTCGAGCGGCTCGAGTCGCGCGGGCTGCTCGACCGGGCACGGTCCGACGTCGATCCCGAGCTCCGACGCCGCGCGGCGGACGGGACGCTGACGTGGTGGACCGACATCCGGTGCACCGTGGCGACCCGACCGGCCGGCTCATGA
- a CDS encoding MFS transporter yields MTPSRRPRGGLLRTSRLVETVFPARLGTGFRWLVGSSWVTNLGDGMLIAAGPLLVASQTRNPVLVSAAMLALTAPWLVVGLLAGALADRLDRRVVMMTANAVRGLVLAGLCGTIVTGDVNIAVVLVSMVALGTAETFVDATAGTLTPMLVDKRDLGIANARLMTGMITGNQLVGPAVGALLFSAGMVWPFALTVVCIGVGVVLVSRIGTPPGAVRADVDTHIRQDIVDGVRWLMGNPPVRTLAIIIVVFNVTWAAPWSVLVLWALERVGIDEAGFGLLTTAAALGGLLATSSYGRLERLVPLATLMRTVLLAEVLFHLAMALTTSAWAAYPLMFFFGAYAFVWGTLSQAVRQRAVPSELQGRVGSVYMICVMGGMLAGSLLGGVIAQVWGLTAPWWFAFVGSGVTLAVVWRSLAQIAHADEAAIGSAAAGVVDGRPPES; encoded by the coding sequence GTGACCCCTTCGAGACGGCCGCGGGGCGGCCTCCTCAGGACGAGCCGCCTCGTCGAGACCGTCTTCCCCGCCCGGCTCGGCACCGGCTTCCGCTGGCTGGTCGGGTCGTCGTGGGTGACCAACCTCGGCGACGGGATGCTCATCGCGGCGGGGCCGCTGCTCGTGGCCTCCCAGACCCGCAACCCGGTCCTGGTCTCGGCGGCCATGCTGGCCCTGACCGCGCCGTGGCTCGTCGTCGGGCTGCTCGCCGGGGCCCTGGCCGACCGCCTCGACCGACGCGTCGTGATGATGACCGCCAACGCCGTGCGCGGCCTGGTGCTCGCCGGCCTGTGCGGCACGATCGTCACCGGGGACGTGAACATCGCCGTCGTGCTCGTGTCGATGGTGGCACTGGGGACGGCGGAGACCTTCGTCGACGCCACCGCCGGCACGCTGACCCCGATGCTGGTCGACAAGCGTGACCTGGGCATCGCCAACGCCCGGCTGATGACCGGCATGATCACCGGCAACCAGCTCGTCGGGCCCGCGGTCGGTGCACTGCTGTTCTCGGCGGGCATGGTGTGGCCCTTCGCCCTCACCGTCGTCTGCATCGGCGTCGGGGTGGTGCTGGTGTCCCGGATCGGTACGCCGCCGGGCGCCGTCCGCGCCGACGTGGACACCCACATCCGGCAGGACATCGTCGACGGGGTCAGGTGGCTGATGGGCAACCCGCCGGTGCGCACCCTGGCCATCATCATCGTGGTCTTCAACGTCACCTGGGCGGCACCGTGGTCGGTGCTGGTCCTGTGGGCGCTCGAGCGCGTCGGCATCGACGAGGCGGGCTTCGGGTTGCTGACCACGGCCGCCGCGCTGGGCGGGCTGCTGGCCACGTCCTCCTACGGTCGTCTCGAGCGGCTGGTGCCGCTCGCCACCCTGATGCGGACGGTGCTCCTGGCCGAGGTGCTGTTCCACCTCGCCATGGCACTGACGACCTCGGCGTGGGCGGCGTACCCGCTGATGTTCTTCTTCGGCGCGTACGCCTTCGTGTGGGGCACGCTGTCGCAGGCGGTCCGTCAGCGCGCGGTCCCGAGCGAGCTGCAGGGGCGCGTCGGCTCGGTCTACATGATCTGCGTCATGGGCGGCATGCTGGCCGGCTCGCTGCTCGGCGGCGTCATCGCGCAGGTGTGGGGGCTCACGGCGCCCTGGTGGTTCGCCTTCGTCGGGTCAGGCGTCACCCTGGCGGTGGTCTGGCGTTCCCTGGCGCAGATCGCCCATGCCGACGAGGCAGCGATCGGGAGCGCGGCCGCGGGGGTCGTGGACGGACGCCCCCCGGAGTCATGA
- the mutM gene encoding bifunctional DNA-formamidopyrimidine glycosylase/DNA-(apurinic or apyrimidinic site) lyase, with the protein MPELPEVEVVRAGLERHVVDSTIESVDVLHPRPVRRDHRGSTGFVAALVGHRIVAVRRRGKYFWLPLGSGDALLGHLGMSGQMLLHAPGAADERHLRVRFTLRTPDGTALEMRFVDQRMFGGLVVSAGGADLPTEIAHIARDPIDPDFDDDEFVRRARRRTSAIKRLLLDQGLISGVGNIYADEALWRARLHGERPGDRLTGPVLRGLLGHVRDVMGEALAQGGTSFDALYVNVNGESGYFDRSLDAYGQEGEPCRRCGTPIRRVAFMNRSSYFCPRCQRPPRAR; encoded by the coding sequence GTGCCCGAGCTCCCCGAGGTCGAGGTCGTCCGCGCCGGCCTCGAGCGCCACGTCGTCGACAGCACCATCGAGTCGGTCGACGTGCTGCACCCCCGACCCGTACGCCGCGACCACCGCGGCTCGACCGGCTTCGTCGCCGCGCTCGTCGGGCACCGCATCGTCGCCGTCCGCCGCCGCGGCAAGTACTTCTGGCTCCCGCTCGGGAGCGGCGACGCCCTCCTCGGCCACCTCGGGATGAGCGGCCAGATGCTCCTCCACGCGCCCGGCGCCGCCGACGAGCGGCACCTGCGCGTGCGGTTCACCCTGCGCACCCCCGACGGCACCGCCCTGGAGATGCGGTTCGTCGACCAGCGGATGTTCGGCGGCCTGGTCGTCTCGGCCGGCGGAGCCGACCTGCCGACCGAGATCGCGCACATCGCCCGTGACCCGATCGACCCGGACTTCGACGACGACGAGTTCGTGCGGCGCGCGCGGCGGCGTACGTCCGCGATCAAGCGGCTCCTGCTCGACCAGGGGCTCATCTCCGGCGTCGGCAACATCTACGCCGACGAGGCCCTCTGGCGTGCGCGGCTGCACGGCGAGCGACCGGGGGACCGGCTCACCGGCCCCGTCCTGCGCGGGCTGCTCGGTCACGTCCGTGACGTCATGGGCGAGGCGTTGGCCCAGGGCGGGACGTCCTTCGACGCGCTCTACGTCAACGTCAACGGCGAGTCCGGCTACTTCGACCGCTCGCTCGACGCGTACGGACAGGAGGGCGAGCCGTGCCGCCGCTGCGGCACCCCGATCCGTCGGGTCGCCTTCATGAACCGCTCGTCCTACTTCTGCCCGCGCTGCCAGCGTCCTCCCCGTGCACGCTGA
- the rnc gene encoding ribonuclease III, with translation MRPVRRQGRPSPGPLTTDELRAALGDPVLDPELLQRALTHRSFAYENGQIPTNERLEFLGDSVLGVVVTETLYRAHPDFSEGRLAKLRAAVVNARALADVAREIGLGQHIMLGRGEETTGGRDKASILSDTVEAVIGAIHLSGGIDEAAKVVHRLFDPVMEAAASMGAGLDWKTSLQELSADLGMGVPEYLIEDDGPDHMKTFVARVRVGEQLLGNGTGRSKKEAEQGAAETAYREIKAALPAAEQAAADA, from the coding sequence GTGCGGCCAGTACGGCGCCAAGGCCGACCGTCGCCAGGTCCTCTGACCACCGACGAGCTCCGCGCAGCGCTCGGTGATCCGGTCCTGGATCCCGAGCTGCTGCAGCGTGCCCTGACGCACCGCTCGTTCGCCTACGAGAACGGGCAGATCCCGACCAACGAGCGCCTGGAGTTCCTCGGGGACTCGGTGCTCGGGGTCGTGGTCACCGAGACGCTCTACCGCGCCCATCCGGACTTCTCCGAGGGCCGGCTGGCCAAGCTGCGGGCCGCGGTCGTCAACGCCCGCGCCCTGGCCGACGTGGCCCGCGAGATCGGGCTCGGCCAGCACATCATGCTGGGCCGCGGCGAGGAGACGACCGGTGGCCGCGACAAGGCCTCGATCCTCTCCGACACCGTCGAGGCGGTCATCGGCGCCATCCACCTCAGCGGCGGCATCGACGAGGCCGCCAAGGTGGTCCACCGGCTCTTCGACCCGGTGATGGAGGCCGCCGCGTCCATGGGTGCGGGTCTCGACTGGAAGACCTCCCTCCAGGAGCTCTCCGCCGACCTCGGCATGGGTGTCCCCGAGTACCTCATCGAGGACGACGGCCCCGACCACATGAAGACCTTCGTCGCACGCGTCCGCGTCGGCGAGCAGCTCCTCGGCAACGGCACCGGCCGCTCCAAGAAGGAGGCCGAGCAGGGCGCCGCCGAGACCGCCTACCGCGAGATCAAGGCCGCGCTACCCGCTGCCGAGCAGGCCGCGGCCGACGCCTGA
- the rpmF gene encoding 50S ribosomal protein L32 — MAVPKRKMSRSNTRHRRSQWKAVAPTLVTCANPACGSKHLPHRACGQCGQYGAKADRRQVL; from the coding sequence ATGGCTGTTCCCAAGCGGAAGATGTCGCGCAGCAACACGCGCCACCGCCGTTCGCAGTGGAAGGCCGTCGCGCCGACCCTCGTGACGTGCGCCAACCCCGCCTGCGGCTCCAAGCACCTCCCGCACCGTGCGTGCGGCCAGTGCGGCCAGTACGGCGCCAAGGCCGACCGTCGCCAGGTCCTCTGA